The Gammaproteobacteria bacterium genome segment ACTGTTTTCGTTCAACAACCCCAGCGGTGCCTGCCCCAGTTGTGATGGTTTGGGCGTCGCTGAATTTTTTGATGCCAGCCGAGTTGTCTCCCATCCTGAACTGTCGCTGCGTGAAGGCGCGGTGCGCAATTGGGACAGACGCAATAATTTTTATTCGTCACTGCTGGAATCGCTGGCCAGTCATTATCGATTCGATCTGGACACGCCATTCAAAGATTTGCCTGACAACATCCGCAACATCGTGTTGTACGGCAGCGGCAAGGAAGAAATTGCCTTCAGCTATGCCGATGCCAAAGGCCGAACCACCCAGCGAGAACATCCGTTTGAGGGCATCATCCCCAACATGCAGCGCCGCTATCGCGAAACCGATTCCAACATCGTGCGCGAAGAACTGGCCAAGTATCTCAACACCCAACCCTGTCAGGATTGTTGCGGGGCGCGACTGAACAAAGCTGCGCGTCATGTGTACGTGGCCGAAACCACCTTGCCGGCGATCACCACCCTGTCCATCGGTGAAGCCGCACAGTTTTTCCAGCAACTGCAACTGCCTGGCAAGCGCGGCGAAATCGCCAGCAAAATCGTCAAGGAAATTAACGAGCGTCTATCGTTTCTGGTGAACGTTGGTTTGCAGTACCTGACCCTGAGCCGCAAGGCCGATACCTTGTCCGGCGGTGAAGCCCAGCGCATTCGTCTGGCCAGTCAGATCGGTGCCGGCCTGGTGGGCGTAATGTACGTGCTGGACGAACCGTCGATTGGTCTGCATCAGCGTGACAACAGTCGCCTGCTCAACACCCTGACCTTCCTGCGCGACCTGGGCAACACCGTCATTGTGGTCGAACACGACGAAGACGCTATTCGCTGCGCCGACTACGTGGTCGACATTGGCCCCGGTGCCGGCGTGCATGGTGGTCAAATCGTCGCTCAAGGCACACCGGAGCAAGTCGCTAACAATCCACTATCGCTCACCGGCCAGTACCTGTCAGGCAAACAGCGCATCGACATTCCCACGCAACGGGTGCCTGTTGATGAGGCTCGCCAATTGAGCATTCGCCAGGCTAGCGGTAACAATTTAAAAAACGCCAGTGCCAACATTCCGGTCGGCGTCATGACCTGTATTACCGGCGTATCCGGTTCTGGCAAGTCCACCCTGATCAATGACACCTTGTTCGCCCACGCTGCGCGCGTACTCAACGGTGCCACCACCGAACCGGCGCCCTGTGTCGCCATCGACGGATTGAGTCAGTTCGACAAGGTGATCGACATCGACCAGGCACCCATTGGCCGCACACCACGCTCCAACCCGGCCACTTATACCGGATTGTTCACACCAATCCGCGATCTGTTCGCCGGAACCCAGGAAGCGCGTTCACGCGGGTATTCGGTGGGACGTTTCAGCTTCAACGTCAAAGGTGGGCGTTGTGAAGCCTGCGAAGGCGACGGTCTGATTAAAGTGGAAATGCACTTCCTGCCTGACGTTTATGTGCAGTGCGATGTGTGCAAAGGCCATCGATACAATCGCGAAACATTGGACATTCGCTACAAAGGCAAAAACATTTCCGAAG includes the following:
- the uvrA gene encoding excinuclease ABC subunit UvrA gives rise to the protein MDKITLRGARTHNLKNIDLELPRDKLIVFTGLSGSGKSSLAFDTIYAEGQRRYVESLSAYARQFLSVMEKPDIDHIEGLSPAISIEQKSTSHNPRSTVGTITEIYDYLRLLFARTGEPRCPEHGTGLAAQTVSQMVDQVMALPEGGRYMMLAPVVQNRKGEHLQLLAELRTQGYVRVRINGEIVELDVVPELDRQKKHDIDVVVDRFKIREDLAQRLAESFETTLGLADGLAKVVNMDDNSEMVFSAKFACPVCGFSVAELEPKLFSFNNPSGACPSCDGLGVAEFFDASRVVSHPELSLREGAVRNWDRRNNFYSSLLESLASHYRFDLDTPFKDLPDNIRNIVLYGSGKEEIAFSYADAKGRTTQREHPFEGIIPNMQRRYRETDSNIVREELAKYLNTQPCQDCCGARLNKAARHVYVAETTLPAITTLSIGEAAQFFQQLQLPGKRGEIASKIVKEINERLSFLVNVGLQYLTLSRKADTLSGGEAQRIRLASQIGAGLVGVMYVLDEPSIGLHQRDNSRLLNTLTFLRDLGNTVIVVEHDEDAIRCADYVVDIGPGAGVHGGQIVAQGTPEQVANNPLSLTGQYLSGKQRIDIPTQRVPVDEARQLSIRQASGNNLKNASANIPVGVMTCITGVSGSGKSTLINDTLFAHAARVLNGATTEPAPCVAIDGLSQFDKVIDIDQAPIGRTPRSNPATYTGLFTPIRDLFAGTQEARSRGYSVGRFSFNVKGGRCEACEGDGLIKVEMHFLPDVYVQCDVCKGHRYNRETLDIRYKGKNISEVLDMTIEDALEFFDAIPAIKRKLATLTEVGLSYIRLGQAATTLSGGEAQRVKLARELSKRDTGKTLYILDEPTTGLHFHDVKKLLEVLHRLRDHGNTVVVIEHNLDVIKTADWIIDMGPEGGSGGGEVIAVGTPEQIAQHPASHTGHYLRPILDSSKNS